The genomic segment TTGAAGAGCATAAGTGTAGGCTTAAAGAAATAGTTACTTTTAATACATGCCAAGGGTAAAAAGAGAAAAGTATCCAGAGAAGGCTCCATGGGATTTAGGACCATTATCTGAGCATAAGAATCAGGAAAATTGGAGACTAGTAAGAGGATCTGAAGTTGTCATTTTTGCTAGGAAAGGAGAGGACAACCATTTTTTTATCATGCAAAGAGACGACAAAGAACCTATTCAGATCCTTGCGTTTCAAGCAAGACTTACATATCAACAACTTTTAGATAAAGGTTTCAAACTTGAAGTTTCATAAATTTTTCGTTAGAAAAAAATTAAAATATCATGACTGAGTTAGAGGAACTAGAAGACATAGTTGGAAGTTTAGAAAGCATAGAGCCATTTGGAATAGAACCAGACTTCAGTTCTTTAGGTCTAGAACCAGCGGATGTATTGGGATTTCAAACTGAAGAAGAATTAGAAAACGCTATTAATTTGCTAACAATGGAAGTCAATCTTAGTAGTTTTCTATTGTTTGATAGTTAATAGACATAAAACTTTCTAAGATGCGTTGAACTAAGGCTAAATAGTTTAAAATTAACGAATAATTTAGAGAAGTATTTCTTCAATAAGATCAGACTGCGATTCAACTACAGGGAAGACCAAATAGACCACAAAAGAGTAATTGTGATGTAGAAAATTCAAGACTTCAAACTCTGAAGTTTATCAAAACATTGCTTGCAGATAATTAACCCTTTTCTTCGCCACAAAGTTTCAGATGATTTTTTTTTGCATAATTGACAATGAACCAATTGAGTCTCCATTGTCAGATCTTATCAATGCTTATGCCCAATCAGTATCTTCTAAGAGACAAGAATAATCTGAGCAATCGAAGAAAGTATCTTCATTAAGTAGATCGTCTACTTCTGCACGAATCCAATAACTAAAGGACATTTCAATAATAGAGTAAGTTTAAACGAAACCTGGAATAATCCAGCCTGTGAATCCGTAGTTAACTACAGCTGCTAGAAGGCCCATCATCGCAAGACGACCATTCATTATTTCAGCTGTCTTCCAGTAATTGTTTTCCATTAAACAAAACCTGGAATGATTTGACCTGTTGTTGCATAAGCACCAACTAGAGCAATGCATCCAAACAATGCTGCATAGCCGTTAAGTCTTTCTGCAGTTACCTTTTCAGGATCAATGTTTCTTCTGTTGTTGTTGTTTTGAGTAGTCATTAAACAATACCTGGGATAATTTGACCTGTTGTTAGATATGCACCGATGAGTGCCCAGCATCCAACAAAAGCTGCGTAGCCATTGAGTCTTTCTGCAATGACTTTGCCTTCTTCTACTCTTGGAGTTTCAGTCGTTTGGTTTTTCATTAAACAACACCTGGGATAAGTTGACCGGTTGTTAGGTAGATACCTGTTAGAAGAACGAATGCCATCATGGCTGGTCTGCCGATGCTTCTTTCTAGGATTGTTTTGTTAGATGGTTGCATTGTTTTTAATAGTTACTTATTAGTAGTTATTGGTTTAGAAAATTCCAGGAATGATTTGACCTGTTGTTGTGTATGCACCGAAGGCTGCAACGAAGCCAAGCATTGCTGCCCAACCGTTAAACTTTTCTGCTTCTGGAGTCATGATGAAATCCGAGATGTGTATGTGAATAAATGTAAACCAATTGTTAAACTACGTAAAGTCCTGAAAGTACGGCTTGCCTCATGAATGTGGAATTCAGACGCAACGGATACAAAAACTATAGTTAATGCAGTCAATTTGATTACATAAGTTAAGGGTCAAGCCGAGGTGATCATCTCTCACAAGAAGAACTGGCTAACAAAAAAGTGTGACACTAGTGTCAATTAGAACATTATGTTTATGTTCAGTTATCAGATATCAGTTATAAAAAAAATCAATTTCTTTAGCTTTTAATCCATCCCAACCAGCTTTGATTAATCGTGTATTTAGAGTGTCTTGGTCAAAATGTTTGGAACCAGTTTTAACAATTCGGTTTCGCATTGATTTCTTAACTCCACTTCTTTTACGCGCATTTTCTTTATCCATGACATCCCTGTAGAGGGTAAGCATTTCTGATGGAATAGGACTTCCATCTAGATCTAAGCCAGCTTGGATAGCGTTATCAATTGCATCTGGGCCAGAGAACTCCACAAGAAAAAAGCGTAATGGATTTATTCTCCTATCGCATCTACCGAATTTATGAAATTCTTAGTAGAAAGAAAAAAAGTTGTTTAAATTTTACTTTATGCGATAAATAACTGAAAGATTATTGGCTGGCATATCGATGACTTTATCAAGGTTAAATCCATTTTCAGAAGCAATATCGTTAACGTCTTCTAAGTTGCGAAGCCCCCAGAGCGGGTTTTGTATTTTTAAGGATTGATCAAAATTCAAATTACTTTCTGAAGTTTGTTTCTCTTTTCTTAAGAAAGGTCCATAGAGCATCAAAAAATTACTTTGATCTAGATATTTCTTTGATTCTTCAAACAAAGATCTTGTACAACTCCATGGTGAGATATGAATCATATTTATGCACACAATTCCCTTAATTAAAGCCCCAAGTCGATTGGTAATTGACCAAGGACGAATATCTACATCAAGATTAAGAGGTTCAGGCATTTTTGAAAAAAGCCCCTCATGCCTAATCCATGAATTAATACTTTGTCTATGTTCAAATTCGGGATCACTAGTTTGCCAAGTAATTGATGGGAATTTTTTTTGAAAGAAGACTCCGTGTTGTCCACTACCACTAGCTATTTCTAAAAGCCAGCAATTAGGAGAAATATAATTGCTTATAACTGAGGCGATGGAATCACGATTCCTTGTCGTAGCCGGAAAATCTAGTCGATAGTCGGGATTTATATTAACCATGATTTATCAATAGTTAATAGGACTAAGGAATCAGAATTGCTTGGAAGTTTTTCCTTAGAAAAATCTTTAATAATAAAAATAATCATTATTAGTAAAGGAGCTAGAAATGCGGATGCGGCAACTGCTCCAATAATCCGTCTTGAATTTAATAAGGGCTTTTTAACTAATGGGTCACCACAGAGACCACAAATCAAAACACCATCACTACTAGTTTTATGAAATTGATAACGAGAAGAGCAGAAAGGGCAATAATATCGGCTCATTCCTGATCTTACAAAAAACAAAATTTATCTATATTAAATATGCCTACCATTATAAAAAGCAAACTAATTTGATTAAATGTAGGACTTAAAGATGAGAGAAGAGATTGAGGTATCAAATCACCTTGTAAGGAATCTTGAGAGAATATCTCCAGACAATTCTATCTTTAATTACAAATCTGGAAGAAATGCCTTCTTATCATTAGGACAAGGAAATATTCGTGAATGGTTGGAGATATTTCTTCCGAATACAAGAATAATTTTAGAACCAAAAATCATTGGATCAATCATTGGCATTCAATATATCAATGGAGAATTAAACAAGGTCATAAATAAAAATAGTCAAGACATTACAGAAAGTGTAAGGTCTCTTAAAACTATTCCTAAAAGCCTAGCGATTAAAAACAGACTTGAAATACAAGGAGTTCTTTACGACTATAAAAATTTATCAACTAGAAAAAATGAAACTGAATTTATAGATATTCAAAATTTTATATCAAAGTCTAAAAGACTTAAATTCTGCGCTTTTCAAATATGTCAATGCAATATTAATCATTTTCAATCACTTCAGGAATTAAAACATCTAAATTTTGAAATTCCTCAAACTCAATTTACAAACTTCATTTCTGATATCGAAATCTATATTCAATGTTGGAGAGAGGGTAAGTTATTTACAAGCTATCCAACAAATGGACTAGTATTGAAAATCAATTCAAGAAAATTGCAAAAGTATCTTGGAGAAAATAACCTATCAATACCTTGGGCATACGCCATAAATTAATGATTATTGCTACAACTCAAAAAGCATCAGAAGTAATTGGAGGAGTAGAGATCTTTTCCCCAATGGGATTAACCATCCTAACCATAGGAATACTATTTACAGTAGGTGTACCACTAACAATGATTTTAAAAGGAAAGAAAGATTAAGTTATTTTCACTGACGATTTTATGGAGAATTAAATTGTGAGTAACTAAACAAACAACTACAAAAAAAGGATTTAGATTAAACTCGTAAAGAGCTAATTCAAAACAAGAAAGATATGAGTAAAGATATTAAAATTCTAAATGATATTATCAACACCTTATTTAAGTATATTCATCCAAAGAAATTTCATTTCAATTTGGTATTGCTATCAGGATTACTCTTGGTACCATTGCAACAAACCAGATCGGAAGAACTTTTTCTAAAATGTGTTGGTAAATATGAAATAAATAGAGGTGCTCTAATCAAACCAGATTGGGAAACGAGCTACCTAACAATTAATCTAGATGGATTAATATCTACTATTTACGATAAAGGAGTAAAAAAAGAAGGAAGGACTTTGATTAGACGTAATTCATACACAATAACTCAAAGAGATAATAGAAACAGCGTTAGGAATATCTACAAAATCAATGGAAAGTATGGTACCTACTCAGTTGAATCCCCACAGAGGTATAGAACTTTGATAGGTACTTGTCAAAAAGGAAGAGGTTAAGAAGATTGATTTAAAAATATAAAATACTACTTCAATTATTTTCTAAATCAATTAATTGTCGCTTCCTTTACTTTGATCAAGACCTTGAGCTCTGCGGTTTTTGGCAATACCTCCAACCCCAAGCACCAAGAAAATCATATAGAAAAATAAAGTAGAAATAATCGTAATGATTGAAATCGTGGCAATATTCATTAAAAAAATATTGATTTAATTTGTTCTCTAAATCTAACAGGAAGTGTCAATACAACCACTTAAGTAAAGACAACAGTAACGCCACTGATAAGTATCGCAAACGTAATAATGAAAAAAGGCAGAACTTGAATTTTATTGTTATTCATAGAAATCGATTTTTTTATACGGTAATAAAATCACAAAGAGGACGAGACGAATAACTACGCAAAAACATTAGTAATAACCGGCCTACAATAATTTTTTTTGTAAAAAGCAATTATTTAAGAAGACTTTAAGTATATAAATTATTAGATAGAATTTAAAAATGCTTTCAATCTTAAGTTGATATGTGGGTAAGCATAGATCTTTGCTTAGTACCAATAGGGGTAGGTGTCTCATTATCTCCATACATAAAGACGTGCTTATCAATTATTGAGGAACATAAGCTTGAGCATGAACTGGGTCCAAATGGAACTGCAATTGAAGGGGAGTGGGATCAAGTTTTTGAATGCGTAAAGAAATGCCATGAGGCAGTTCATAGCAAAGGTGCTCCACGTGTTTATACAACATTAAAAGTAAATACACGTACAGATAAGAAGCAATTATTTAAAGAAAAAGTGGGAAGTGTAAGAGGCTCATAGCAAAAGAATGTAAAAGCATTAAGAAAAAGTTTAAAACCCTAAAACAAAAGAAAGATCCCAACATTTACCCATGCATACTCATAGAAGTACTGATATAAAAGAAATACCAGCACGGTAATTAATGACTATCTTTGCTCGTCTAAGCAGATCAGAAGTTATTCACGGAAGAGTGGCTATGTTTATCGTTGCTATCTGGTTATTCACAAACTATCTAATTCGTTAAGAATGGCTAACCCTATTAAAACTTGGTTTTTTGAATTAATCGAAGATGCGATAGGCAGTAAAGCTATGAAGCAATTTAAGGAAGAAGAAGAAGGAAAAAAAAAGAATTCCGAATCAAATGATGAGCCCAAACAAAATTAGTTGTTAAAGACTCCTAGTTATATAGCCAACCAAGAATCAATCCCATTCAGCCGCAACAGCTCTTAAGCCACTAGCAATGATTTCGTTGGGGCAATTAGTATCCTCCTTTAAGGCCTTAGCTGCAAGATGAACGTTCTCCCAAAATACAGACACTGCTCCAGTTTTTTGGTCATCAGAGAATTTAAAATCCTCAAAAGCTTTTGGCATTTTCCTATTTTTTTTTAAGTTCTAGCAAAAAATTCATTCATCAACTTTAATCTTCACTGCTTCAGTGTAATTATCTTTTTTATTATCTAAAAATAGTTTCCTTGTGATTAAAACTGCCATGGTCGTTAAAAATATAAAGCCAACACTTTGAACAAAATCTATATAGGTTGCCAAAAAATGAGTCATTGGAAACTTGATTTTTTCAAATGTAGAGGAAAAAAATCAAATGACAAATTCAACAACACAAAAGCAATAAACAGTAACTTAATGATCTGTTGAAGCCAAATAGCTATCACCCAACAAGGTACCAGTACCTAAATCAAAAACATTATCCAAATTAGATAACAACTCTTTTAATTCTTCTCCACTGATTCTTTTAATTTCTTGGTAAGTTTCTTTAGACATCGAAAAAATAAAATCAGATGCAAATTTAACCACTCCCAATCAGTCTCAGAGACCGTAAAGACCGATAGGGGTAATTGCCTTTCGGCATACTTCAATAAAAAGAAATTATGACAATAATTAGTTTGCTTGTATTAAAATTTCTAATCAATACCACAAAGAAATTAACGATACCTATGAGTAATAGATGTTAAGTAATTATTCCTACACGGCTGACAGTGGTTTGTTCTTATATTTTTTGAACTTCTCAGGACAACCTTCTTTTTATACTGAGCTTTAGAAGGTTGTTTCTTTGAATAAAAAACGTCAGTGCTCCTCCCCAGAAGCCAATCAATAGATGACCAATTCCATTGATTGCCTGACGTACACTTATCCTAGATTTTCCTTTTCATCAATAGTTCTGTAGGACCGTACGTCTTAAGTAGGGAAACCGTAAAAAGAATAATCTCTTTTAACTAGACATTTAAAAAGGGCCCGAGGGGGCCCTTTTTCTTTACCGATTCTTTGGAAGCTTCTGGATATTGGTGGCCTGGGGCCAAGTGTCTAGTAGAAAGGCTTTTTTACTCCGTTAGGGCACCTAAACGATGCAGAGGAGCTTCGACTGAATTGACGCACCTAAATCATTGATCCTTGTCGCATCAGACGAATAGCCTACTTATTCATTGAGAATGTTGGAGCAGGAACCAGAATTCAGTTCGCTTCTCTTAAATACTCAGGTGGAGTGTCGACCATCAATGGTGCCTCTGAGCTCAACAAACGTATCTTTGCTCTATTCGCACCTCAACGCAATCAGCCTTAATGCCCATTGCATTTCCACTACACCTGATCAAAAATAGTAAGTTTGGGGTATAAGAATTTTATCTCAAATCAAAACATCAATATGTCGAGAGAACAAACAAGCAAACAAGATCAAATAAGCAATTTCGGTGAAATAGCTAAAGGATGTAGAACTGATAATCAAAAAATTGAATTTTTCGATTCATCTAAGGAAGCATTTTTCACAGATTCAATTGAATCAACAAGCTCGGTTAATGAAGATATCCCTAAAGACTTAGACGACGGGTTTTACGTATACGCAAATATGAAAAAACTTAGCGAAACGGAGCTTGAAGAGTTGAAAAGTCTGCCATGGAAAGAATACCCAGAAAACTTTAAGATATTTTTATTCGATTTTTGCATCTTAAATGGTGATGCATATTCAAAATACTTCCCCAATTCAAAGTAGTTTTAGTGATTTTCAGAGGTGTCAGCAAAGACAATCCTGAAAAAGCGATCGTTGTAGTTCAAGCTTAAGAGGGTGTCTTAGGAAAACATATACAAGAGAACATTGAAATATTTGAAAAAAAATGGTGCAGTCATGACTACGGCAGAACTTAGTCTCTGGTCTTGAGGATCCAAATTGCTTAGGTATAAATAAAGAATCAAATCAAAAGATTAGTCTCAATTAAATCTGAACAATGATTAGAAATCTGTTTTTCTTAATTCTCGGAGCATTTAGCGGTCTTTGGTTTATATGGCCTCAAATCATTACGACCAAAGGTTGGGAATGCACAAAAGATGTTATTGCATCTTCTAATGAAGATTTAACAGATATTGAATCATTAGTTGAATCATTGCCAAACAGAATCAAATTAGGCTTGGCTGTTTCCCCAAAAACATTGCTAAAGAGAGAGAACCTTACTCGTATCGAGAAGCTTAGAATTGTTGGAGATGCTTGCTTTAGATAATTTAAAACCACAAACGAAAATTATCATTATAAATATCAACAAAAAGTTGGCGTCTTAACTTATCAAAGCAATCGCTTCTTTTAATTCGTTCGCATGATTGATCTCATCTTGAGCAATTTCACGTATCCTCTGATCGTTTGGATTAACTGTTAGATACTTTGCATAAGTTTCATACGCATGCTCTTCAATTTTTATATTGATATCGTATGCATTTGATGGAGAGAGTAAGTAATAAAAAACCATTACCCAGTAATAGAAGAGCACTAAATGCCTAGCAAGAAATCGATCAACCCAATATCTATTGCCGCTTCGTGATTCCATCTCCTCTAAATGCTCCGTCTCATTGATTGCTTGGTAAAAATGAGCCTTCATAAGCTTGTTACTTAAAGGAGTCTTTAGGCCAAGCGATTCTTGTAAATGCAAAACTGATAAGAATGCAAAATAAGGTGCTCTAGCGATTACCTCAAGAACCCAAAAACGTTGAATCGGTCTACCCTCGTAGATCCGATCAAGAATACTTACACTAAAATCTAAAACAAGTGAATTAAAACCTTTCATAGTCCCTTAGCTAACTATTTAAGTATAAATACTTAGCAAAAGAAGTTGAGTAATAACTAATTTATTTAACTATCGATAGCTACTTAAGCTGAATATGGAAGTGGACCAAAGATTAAATCTATCTTGCTCGAACAGGCTGGTAAGTAGGAATCATCTTTCCTCCACCGAAATCGTCATCATCATCTGGAAGCGCTCTTGAGATTAGTTCTACCAGAACTAGAGCAGCCATAGGATAGAAACACCATAAAACAGCTTTCCAGATGGGAAATGAGTCAACTAGCTGAAGCTCAGACATGTATCAGAAAATTGTTTGCACAAACCTAACTGATCTAAAAATATTTAGTGTTACGGTTAGCACGAAGTGAATGTTTATCTAATCGAAACTTGTGTAAAAAAATTACTTCAAGCCGTCTAAGTTTTCCACAGCTTCAGAGTCACTAAATAACTCCAAGATCTAAATAAAAAGCAATTCCAATAAA from the Prochlorococcus marinus str. NATL2A genome contains:
- a CDS encoding chlorophyll a/b-binding protein yields the protein MENNYWKTAEIMNGRLAMMGLLAAVVNYGFTGWIIPGFV
- a CDS encoding high light inducible protein encodes the protein MTTQNNNNRRNIDPEKVTAERLNGYAALFGCIALVGAYATTGQIIPGFV
- a CDS encoding high light inducible protein encodes the protein MKNQTTETPRVEEGKVIAERLNGYAAFVGCWALIGAYLTTGQIIPGIV
- a CDS encoding high light inducible protein, which translates into the protein MQPSNKTILERSIGRPAMMAFVLLTGIYLTTGQLIPGVV
- a CDS encoding high light inducible protein; translation: MTPEAEKFNGWAAMLGFVAAFGAYTTTGQIIPGIF
- a CDS encoding small RNA NsiR4-regulated ssr1528 family protein, with protein sequence MEFSGPDAIDNAIQAGLDLDGSPIPSEMLTLYRDVMDKENARKRSGVKKSMRNRIVKTGSKHFDQDTLNTRLIKAGWDGLKAKEIDFFYN
- a CDS encoding DUF938 domain-containing protein; this translates as MVNINPDYRLDFPATTRNRDSIASVISNYISPNCWLLEIASGSGQHGVFFQKKFPSITWQTSDPEFEHRQSINSWIRHEGLFSKMPEPLNLDVDIRPWSITNRLGALIKGIVCINMIHISPWSCTRSLFEESKKYLDQSNFLMLYGPFLRKEKQTSESNLNFDQSLKIQNPLWGLRNLEDVNDIASENGFNLDKVIDMPANNLSVIYRIK
- a CDS encoding epimerase: MREEIEVSNHLVRNLERISPDNSIFNYKSGRNAFLSLGQGNIREWLEIFLPNTRIILEPKIIGSIIGIQYINGELNKVINKNSQDITESVRSLKTIPKSLAIKNRLEIQGVLYDYKNLSTRKNETEFIDIQNFISKSKRLKFCAFQICQCNINHFQSLQELKHLNFEIPQTQFTNFISDIEIYIQCWREGKLFTSYPTNGLVLKINSRKLQKYLGENNLSIPWAYAIN
- a CDS encoding MTH1187 family thiamine-binding protein yields the protein MWVSIDLCLVPIGVGVSLSPYIKTCLSIIEEHKLEHELGPNGTAIEGEWDQVFECVKKCHEAVHSKGAPRVYTTLKVNTRTDKKQLFKEKVGSVRGS
- a CDS encoding chlorophyll a/b-binding protein, producing the protein MTIFARLSRSEVIHGRVAMFIVAIWLFTNYLIR
- a CDS encoding alternative oxidase is translated as MKGFNSLVLDFSVSILDRIYEGRPIQRFWVLEVIARAPYFAFLSVLHLQESLGLKTPLSNKLMKAHFYQAINETEHLEEMESRSGNRYWVDRFLARHLVLFYYWVMVFYYLLSPSNAYDINIKIEEHAYETYAKYLTVNPNDQRIREIAQDEINHANELKEAIALIS